One Microtus pennsylvanicus isolate mMicPen1 chromosome 3, mMicPen1.hap1, whole genome shotgun sequence DNA window includes the following coding sequences:
- the Foxr1 gene encoding forkhead box protein R1: MGNECFLSFTTSHLPKYLQELAKYRLQIVHPPTLPLEKIRYPDKDGPDIKPNLWMWVDPNIVYPPGKLEVRRPKRVLKEEEASCSEASGAPLQLPSASHPSPPHKRKKKQKHIASSSAWEELTEEEEAKDQDDSSSVALPSLPTRGPLQSRRRLGQAISPEGRLWFRPPLNYFHLIALALRNSAPCGINVQQIYSFIRKHFPFFRTAPEGWKNTIRHNLCFRDSFEKVPVSMQCEVHTRPRSCLWKLTEEGHRRFVEETQTLASTRLESIQQCMSQPGVKPCHGWAQGWGA, from the exons TTGCGAAATACAGACTCCAAATAGTTCATCCACCAACACTGCCTTTGGAAAAAATACGCTACCCTGATAAAGATG GTCCAGACATTAAGCCCAATCTGTGGATGTGGGTGGACCCAAACATTGTGTATCCTCCCGGCAAGCTGGAGGTCAGGAGACCTAAAAGGGTCTTGAAGGAGGAAGAAGCCAGCTGCTCCGAGGCTTCAGGGGCACCGCTGCAGCTGCCGTCTGCCAGCCATCCATCCCCTCCTCACAAgcggaagaagaagcagaagcacaTTGCCTCTTCTAGCGCCTGGGAGGAG cttacagaagaggaggaggccaAGGACCAGGATGACAGCTCCTCTGTGgctctcccatcccttcccacaAGGGGTCCCCTCCAGAGTCGCAGGAGGCTTGGACAAGCTATCAGCCCAGAGGGGAGGCTCTGGTTCCGTCCCCCTCTCAATTACTTCCATCTAATTGCCCTGGCACTCAGAAACAGCGCCCCCTGTGGCATCAACGTACAGCAGATCTACAGCTTCATTCG AAAGCACTTCCCCTTTTTCCGGACAGCTCCCGAAGGCTGGAAGAACACAATCCGTCACAATCTCTGTTTCCGAGACAGCTTTGAGAAGGTGCCAGTCAGTATGCAATGTGAGGTCCACACACGGCCTCGATCCTGCCTCTGGAAATTGACTGAGGAGGGACACCGCCGCTTTGTGGAGGAGACACAAACCTTGGCTTCCACACGGCTGGAAAGTATCCAACAGTGCATGAGCCAGCCAGGTGTGAAGCCTTGTCATGGGTGGGCCCAAGGGTGGGGGGCCTGA